In the genome of Paenibacillus sp. FSL R5-0766, one region contains:
- a CDS encoding transglutaminase domain-containing protein — MLQNWLDSLKELNGITIMLLLIVAASLLQGWSRGASRSAGRLFGFLMDGIMAVIGILLSIGLTLWLAPYVQQWLSEYASAMPNRELNRWEQMYYTLVTAIADFPLMRFAVLFVLSYGLIRLILGFLSSFIFSSRQRSAEESAPKGMFSRLTGAFIGTIIGSVRGMIVIAVLFMIVSLYPGSMFSRYVEASPIYMQGAKSVIEPLSGTFIKDKLPVFTQAVQKELGGILQRKYEVIDHNIPTDIESAASEIVKGQSTDEAKARALYDWVGSRIQYDYGKVDDYEQKGIWHEQNPQNTFDTRKGVCIDYARLYAVMARSQGLEVKVVTGLGYNGQGGYGPHAWNEVYLSGSESWVPLDPTWAISGDWFNPPNFADTHLKDQSA, encoded by the coding sequence GTGCTGCAGAATTGGCTGGACAGCCTGAAGGAATTGAATGGCATCACGATTATGCTGTTGCTGATTGTGGCTGCTTCATTATTGCAGGGTTGGTCCAGAGGGGCTTCGCGTTCAGCAGGCAGACTCTTTGGGTTCCTGATGGATGGCATTATGGCGGTCATTGGTATTCTGTTGTCGATCGGTTTAACGTTGTGGCTTGCGCCATATGTACAGCAGTGGCTGTCTGAGTATGCTTCAGCCATGCCTAACCGTGAGTTGAACCGGTGGGAACAGATGTATTATACGTTGGTTACGGCGATTGCAGATTTTCCGCTGATGCGGTTCGCTGTATTATTTGTACTTAGCTATGGACTCATCCGACTGATTCTCGGGTTTCTCTCTTCATTTATTTTTAGCAGCAGGCAGAGGTCAGCCGAGGAAAGTGCGCCTAAAGGTATGTTTAGTCGCTTGACGGGTGCATTCATTGGCACGATCATAGGCTCCGTCCGCGGAATGATTGTCATCGCAGTTTTGTTCATGATTGTCAGTCTTTACCCTGGAAGCATGTTCAGCCGATATGTGGAAGCATCCCCGATCTATATGCAAGGGGCCAAATCGGTTATCGAACCGTTGTCTGGCACGTTTATCAAGGACAAGCTACCCGTCTTTACGCAGGCTGTGCAGAAGGAACTGGGCGGCATCCTGCAACGCAAATATGAAGTCATCGACCACAATATTCCGACGGACATTGAATCAGCAGCGAGTGAGATTGTCAAAGGCCAATCGACAGATGAAGCCAAAGCAAGAGCGCTATACGACTGGGTAGGTTCACGTATTCAGTATGACTATGGTAAAGTGGATGACTATGAGCAAAAGGGCATATGGCATGAACAAAATCCACAGAATACATTTGATACACGCAAAGGCGTATGTATTGATTATGCCCGTCTTTATGCCGTGATGGCCCGTTCACAAGGACTTGAAGTCAAAGTGGTTACAGGACTTGGTTATAACGGCCAGGGAGGGTACGGTCCGCATGCGTGGAATGAGGTGTATTTGAGTGGTTCCGAGAGCTGGGTTCCGCTTGACCCGACATGGGCGATCAGTGGAGACTGGTTTAATCCTCCGAATTTTGCCGACACCCATCTAAAGGATCAATCAGCTTAG
- a CDS encoding ATPase — translation MNSNTEGVVMNIEVIKEFVMQNWLVIVVALIILFFVLNVVKTVLKWAIAIIIIAALLIYSGISIDQIKQTVTDVQSSTMDTLKKEATSMMLKEASKAKYVKGQDGAFTITSPNVEIKGRTQSDKVDVTFRGISLGEWKLDNETIRTFVEQAQENKTAPAS, via the coding sequence ATGAATTCTAATACGGAAGGTGTAGTCATGAACATAGAAGTAATCAAAGAGTTTGTGATGCAGAACTGGCTGGTGATCGTGGTTGCATTGATCATATTGTTCTTTGTTCTGAATGTGGTCAAAACCGTATTGAAATGGGCGATTGCCATCATCATTATTGCGGCTCTACTGATATACAGCGGCATCTCCATTGATCAGATCAAACAGACAGTAACAGACGTACAATCCAGCACGATGGACACATTGAAGAAGGAAGCAACCAGCATGATGCTTAAGGAAGCTTCCAAAGCGAAATACGTCAAAGGACAGGATGGAGCGTTCACCATCACAAGTCCCAATGTGGAGATTAAGGGCAGAACTCAATCGGATAAAGTTGATGTGACCTTCCGCGGAATTTCACTTGGTGAATGGAAACTCGACAATGAAACGATACGTACGTTTGTCGAACAGGCACAGGAGAACAAAACAGCACCAGCATCGTAG
- a CDS encoding MFS transporter translates to MKTAIWLYLFLFLAVFDLHAQYPILTPFSISLGAAPTFIGWMMGIYSLTHLPGNLIAGTQIDKHGSRRYIVFSLLGAGFILLLQAYVQTPWQLLALRSISGFVLAFLSPACLALLAQLSSDPVKQGKYMSGHGVVHTLASVISPAAGAIIVGSMGFSATFSGLGYLLILTGVIAFMTMPRGIIKQHERVTEPAKPDVSPADATSAFLPVSWRYFALPLVIACAQGILFFELPLRGGGQSSIMSTGLLFSIISIGALFTLSMLFLNRYSPKLRLVAGVLLMSLCFFVMAAIPQVPLSTVLFVLGMSKGIIFPAMATLFIRLSGGSKLGRIFSLQSIATSIGSFIGPITAGQLRVGLSPYFIAFVLLMIGMLLLPYYTSRREASLSDPKSILN, encoded by the coding sequence GTGAAAACGGCCATCTGGCTATACCTGTTTTTGTTCCTTGCTGTATTTGATTTGCACGCCCAGTATCCGATTCTGACTCCTTTTTCCATCTCGCTGGGAGCCGCCCCTACCTTCATTGGCTGGATGATGGGCATCTATTCCTTAACACATCTTCCTGGCAATCTGATTGCCGGAACACAAATCGATAAACATGGCAGTCGCCGCTACATTGTATTCAGTCTGCTCGGTGCAGGATTCATCCTGCTCCTGCAAGCCTATGTCCAGACACCATGGCAACTGCTGGCGCTGCGTTCCATCAGCGGTTTTGTACTGGCCTTCCTGTCTCCTGCATGTCTCGCCCTGCTTGCACAGTTATCCAGCGATCCGGTGAAACAGGGGAAGTATATGTCGGGTCACGGGGTAGTACATACCCTCGCATCTGTGATATCACCAGCAGCCGGTGCGATCATTGTAGGTTCCATGGGTTTCTCTGCTACATTTTCAGGCTTGGGCTATCTGCTTATTCTCACTGGTGTCATTGCTTTCATGACGATGCCTCGTGGCATCATCAAGCAGCATGAGAGAGTAACGGAACCTGCCAAACCTGACGTTTCACCAGCAGATGCCACAAGTGCATTCCTGCCGGTGTCCTGGCGATACTTTGCCTTGCCTCTGGTGATTGCCTGTGCCCAAGGAATTCTCTTCTTCGAATTACCCCTGAGGGGAGGAGGACAATCGTCCATCATGTCTACCGGACTGCTGTTCTCTATTATCAGTATTGGGGCACTCTTCACACTCAGCATGTTATTCCTCAACCGGTATTCCCCCAAGCTTCGTCTGGTTGCGGGCGTGCTGTTAATGTCCTTGTGTTTTTTTGTGATGGCAGCCATTCCGCAAGTTCCGTTGTCCACCGTATTATTTGTACTTGGGATGTCCAAAGGCATTATCTTTCCAGCTATGGCAACCCTATTTATCCGTCTGAGCGGAGGCAGCAAGTTGGGCCGCATTTTCTCGCTGCAATCCATCGCCACCTCCATCGGCTCTTTCATCGGCCCCATCACAGCCGGGCAACTTCGTGTCGGGTTATCACCCTATTTCATCGCCTTTGTTTTATTAATGATTGGTATGCTGCTGCTTCCATACTATACATCCAGACGCGAAGCATCCCTGTCCGATCCGAAAAGTATATTGAATTAG
- a CDS encoding toprim domain-containing protein codes for MPIHVIVEGKNDRSKLKRLVGPEINILCTFGTLNSLKLETLRKQVGYDEVFLFMDNDSSGKKIRGVLRDAFPDAVQMYTRRGYAGVEGTPDEYIIAQLEKAGLETYIQYPEHPSY; via the coding sequence ATGCCTATTCATGTCATTGTGGAAGGTAAGAATGACCGAAGCAAACTGAAACGTCTGGTTGGACCCGAGATCAACATTCTATGTACGTTTGGAACACTTAATTCCCTCAAGCTGGAGACCCTGCGCAAGCAAGTCGGTTACGATGAAGTCTTTTTATTTATGGATAATGACAGTTCCGGCAAAAAAATTAGAGGTGTACTTCGGGATGCTTTCCCGGATGCAGTACAGATGTATACACGACGAGGATATGCGGGTGTGGAAGGAACACCTGATGAGTATATCATTGCCCAGCTGGAAAAGGCCGGGTTAGAGACATACATCCAATACCCTGAACATCCTTCCTATTAA
- a CDS encoding SCO family protein — MLKKYKWTWMLLGLALIMAVYLMWGTVFASKEKLPEIREIQSFSMENVDGSTVSLEDTQGKVRLFYFYFTSCPDVCPITTFTLSQVQDLLKEDDTFGKDVSFVSISFDPKVDTREKIKTFADRFHADYSGWYFLRGDMDKTKQFARESFQILIDGESKDDFAHMNMIGLVDENNQLRKVYNAFNTEDVVPAVIAEDIRNLIKE, encoded by the coding sequence ATGCTGAAAAAGTACAAATGGACATGGATGCTGCTCGGGCTCGCACTGATAATGGCTGTGTATCTGATGTGGGGCACTGTATTTGCCAGTAAGGAAAAATTACCCGAGATTCGTGAAATCCAATCCTTTTCTATGGAAAATGTAGATGGCAGTACAGTATCACTGGAGGATACGCAAGGAAAAGTCCGCTTGTTCTACTTTTATTTCACCAGTTGTCCGGATGTCTGCCCGATTACGACGTTTACGTTATCCCAGGTGCAGGATCTGTTGAAAGAGGACGACACCTTTGGTAAAGATGTCTCATTTGTATCCATTTCATTCGACCCGAAAGTCGATACAAGAGAGAAGATTAAGACGTTTGCGGACCGCTTCCATGCGGATTATTCCGGATGGTACTTCTTGCGAGGGGATATGGACAAAACCAAACAATTCGCCAGGGAATCATTCCAGATCCTGATCGATGGGGAGAGTAAGGATGATTTTGCCCATATGAACATGATTGGTCTGGTGGATGAGAACAACCAGCTGCGCAAGGTATATAATGCGTTTAATACAGAGGACGTTGTGCCTGCTGTCATTGCCGAGGATATTCGCAATCTGATTAAGGAATAA
- a CDS encoding metal-dependent hydrolase, which produces MDTSTHFVMGIGLAGLAYVDPVVAASPMLAAAVMIGTIAGSQAPDIDTALRLKSNSLYIRNHRGLSHSLPFLLLWVLLITGVIALIFPDVPIGHVATWTAVAVGFHVFTDLFNTYGTQAARPFTERWIAWNIIHIFDPFLFTTHVIAILLWAFDLIAPAPLFVTLYSLTGLYYIWRTIARAQAVRKVRRLDNSPEQARYIVIPTISWNRWHVVKRVEDGSYVIGKMDGSNLVWSLHASSSTHAAVAASRKSPEVSAFLYFTSYAVAEVEELPAGYKVRWADVRYRHRKQYPFVAVIVMDRNFETIDTYVGWLSDEKMDKKLLSARP; this is translated from the coding sequence ATGGATACCTCTACACATTTTGTCATGGGGATTGGTCTAGCCGGTCTAGCTTATGTCGATCCTGTCGTCGCAGCGAGTCCCATGCTTGCAGCTGCGGTAATGATTGGCACGATCGCCGGTTCCCAGGCCCCTGACATTGATACTGCTTTACGTCTCAAAAGCAATTCGCTTTACATCCGGAATCATCGGGGCTTGTCACACTCTCTGCCATTTCTCCTGTTATGGGTTTTGCTCATCACCGGCGTCATTGCACTGATATTCCCTGATGTCCCTATTGGACACGTTGCCACCTGGACCGCTGTGGCCGTAGGCTTTCACGTATTCACCGATCTGTTCAACACCTATGGAACCCAAGCCGCCCGGCCTTTTACGGAACGCTGGATCGCCTGGAACATCATTCATATTTTTGATCCGTTTCTATTCACTACACATGTCATTGCTATCCTGTTATGGGCCTTTGATCTGATCGCCCCTGCACCACTCTTCGTTACGTTGTATAGTTTGACCGGTTTATATTATATATGGCGAACGATTGCTCGTGCACAAGCAGTCAGAAAAGTCAGACGTCTCGACAACAGCCCAGAGCAGGCAAGATACATCGTCATTCCAACGATATCCTGGAACCGCTGGCATGTGGTTAAACGAGTTGAGGACGGCAGTTATGTGATCGGTAAAATGGATGGTTCTAATCTGGTATGGAGTCTGCACGCCTCTTCTTCTACTCATGCGGCCGTTGCTGCTTCACGCAAATCACCGGAAGTCAGTGCCTTCCTCTATTTCACCTCCTATGCGGTGGCAGAGGTTGAAGAACTGCCTGCTGGGTACAAGGTCCGCTGGGCAGATGTACGTTATCGACACCGGAAACAATATCCATTTGTCGCTGTGATTGTGATGGATCGGAATTTTGAAACGATTGATACGTATGTAGGCTGGTTAAGCGATGAGAAGATGGATAAAAAACTTTTATCTGCACGCCCTTGA
- a CDS encoding alpha/beta-type small acid-soluble spore protein, with product MAQGSRSSNNLVVPQATAALQQLKMEAAQELGVTIPQDGYYGNYTSRETGSLGGYITKRLVQIAEQSLAGSGK from the coding sequence ATGGCTCAAGGATCTCGTTCTTCAAACAACTTGGTGGTACCTCAAGCGACTGCAGCACTGCAACAATTGAAAATGGAGGCTGCACAGGAACTGGGTGTAACTATCCCACAAGACGGTTACTACGGTAACTACACTTCCCGTGAAACAGGATCTTTGGGTGGATATATCACCAAACGTCTGGTACAAATCGCTGAGCAGTCTCTGGCTGGGTCTGGCAAATAA
- the trpS gene encoding tryptophan--tRNA ligase yields the protein MKTVLSGIQPSGKLTLGNYIGAIKNFVKLQHDYQCHFMVVDLHAITVAQEPAALREQSEAVAALFIAAGIDPSKSNVFLQSHVPQHAELGWLMTTLTSMGELERMTQFKDKSSGKDSVGAGLFVYPSLMAADILLYNADLVPVGEDQKQHLELTRDLAGRFNHRYGEYFTIPDPYIPQVGARVMSLDDASSKMSKSNPNAGSYIALLDPPDVIRKKISRATTDSGREVVYDPANKPEVSNLMSIYAECAGMTLKEVAERYEGKMYGPFKKELAEVVVSVIEPLQQRYNEIRESGELADVLDTSARRAEEVAAQTLDAVKERMGFVPRRKQ from the coding sequence ATGAAAACAGTACTTTCAGGTATTCAGCCAAGCGGTAAGCTCACATTGGGCAACTATATTGGTGCAATCAAAAATTTTGTAAAACTTCAGCATGACTATCAATGTCATTTCATGGTAGTTGATCTTCATGCCATCACCGTGGCTCAAGAGCCAGCAGCATTGCGTGAACAGTCGGAAGCAGTAGCTGCACTGTTTATTGCAGCAGGTATTGATCCGTCGAAATCTAACGTATTTTTGCAATCCCATGTACCGCAGCACGCAGAATTGGGCTGGTTGATGACAACGCTGACCTCCATGGGTGAGCTTGAACGGATGACTCAGTTTAAGGATAAATCATCCGGTAAAGATTCCGTTGGTGCGGGACTGTTCGTGTATCCATCATTAATGGCGGCTGATATTTTGTTATACAATGCTGACCTTGTGCCAGTAGGTGAGGACCAGAAGCAGCATCTGGAACTGACACGTGATCTGGCAGGCCGTTTTAATCACCGTTATGGAGAGTACTTCACCATTCCAGATCCGTATATTCCGCAGGTGGGTGCTCGGGTCATGTCACTTGATGATGCCTCTTCAAAGATGAGCAAAAGTAACCCTAACGCTGGCAGCTATATTGCCCTGCTGGATCCGCCGGATGTGATTCGAAAAAAAATCAGTCGTGCCACTACAGATTCGGGACGTGAAGTCGTATATGATCCGGCAAACAAACCGGAAGTCAGCAATCTGATGAGCATCTACGCTGAATGTGCAGGTATGACGCTTAAAGAAGTGGCTGAGCGTTATGAAGGCAAGATGTATGGTCCGTTCAAAAAGGAACTGGCTGAAGTGGTTGTATCTGTGATTGAACCGCTACAACAACGATATAATGAGATTCGTGAATCTGGCGAATTGGCGGATGTTCTGGATACGTCAGCCCGTCGTGCAGAAGAAGTTGCTGCTCAAACGTTGGATGCAGTGAAAGAACGTATGGGATTTGTTCCAAGACGTAAACAGTAG
- a CDS encoding aldose 1-epimerase has translation MKQVTKGQWNGYDTYILHSRELEITLLPRLGNNIISIRDLVQDRDVVRRPDEDDLAFYLQKPYHFGVPLLIPPGRIHRGQFEYEGVRYQFDQNTANDNHIHGLHRTQSWCVSDIEEDEDGCAITTELLTENEEHWMAQFPIPLKLEMTFSLQNAVFSQRLRVTNLSSTPAPFGMGYHTWFLLDGKPADWTLQLPVSGIYGQNEEQLPTGELESLGEWSALNEGINLQGRNWDTLLKATEGEPATAYLRRQDGYTLKYSADEAFFKHWVLFTKGESDQFLCIEPYTWLPDAPNLALSDEQTGLIRLEPEQPVELFTRIEVIPPTD, from the coding sequence ATGAAACAAGTGACCAAAGGCCAATGGAATGGTTACGACACGTATATCCTACATAGCCGTGAATTGGAAATCACCCTGCTGCCGCGTCTTGGAAATAATATTATTTCTATTCGCGATTTAGTGCAGGACAGAGATGTCGTCCGCCGTCCGGATGAAGACGATCTTGCCTTTTATCTGCAGAAGCCGTATCATTTTGGCGTTCCTCTCCTGATTCCACCAGGGCGCATTCATCGTGGACAATTCGAATATGAAGGTGTTCGTTACCAGTTCGATCAAAACACGGCGAATGACAACCATATTCACGGTCTCCACCGTACCCAATCCTGGTGTGTCAGTGACATTGAGGAAGATGAAGACGGCTGTGCAATTACGACTGAATTACTGACCGAAAATGAAGAGCATTGGATGGCTCAATTCCCGATTCCCCTGAAACTTGAGATGACGTTCAGTCTGCAAAACGCTGTATTTAGCCAGCGTCTGCGAGTCACCAATCTGAGTTCAACACCCGCTCCATTCGGGATGGGATATCATACATGGTTTTTGTTAGACGGCAAACCTGCCGACTGGACACTGCAACTGCCTGTTTCCGGAATATACGGACAGAATGAAGAACAACTACCGACAGGTGAACTGGAATCCCTGGGTGAATGGTCTGCTCTGAACGAAGGCATCAATTTGCAGGGACGTAACTGGGATACCCTGTTGAAAGCTACCGAAGGTGAACCGGCTACGGCTTACTTACGCAGGCAAGATGGATATACATTGAAATATTCAGCAGATGAAGCATTTTTCAAACATTGGGTTCTCTTTACCAAAGGTGAATCCGATCAGTTCTTGTGCATTGAACCGTACACTTGGCTCCCGGATGCACCTAATTTGGCTTTATCGGATGAACAAACCGGGTTGATTCGCTTGGAACCGGAACAGCCTGTTGAGTTATTTACACGTATTGAGGTTATACCTCCTACAGACTAA
- a CDS encoding alpha/beta-type small acid-soluble spore protein — protein MYGSQNQGSGSRSNNLVVPQANAALQQLKMEAAQELGVTIPQDGYYGNYTSRETGSLGGYITKRLVQIAEQQLSGRS, from the coding sequence ATGTACGGAAGTCAAAACCAAGGTAGCGGTAGCCGCTCCAACAACCTGGTCGTTCCCCAAGCAAATGCTGCATTGCAACAATTGAAAATGGAAGCTGCACAAGAGCTGGGTGTAACGATTCCACAAGATGGTTACTACGGTAACTATACTTCCCGTGAGACAGGTTCTCTGGGTGGATACATCACTAAACGTCTGGTACAAATCGCTGAGCAGCAATTATCGGGTCGTTCGTAA
- a CDS encoding O-methyltransferase gives MKIDELSLARQLDLVFKELDRELSGLDSGVVFVQIRNNVIGKFGIRHNPIAGRDGQMDVEEGGLNETQRTSFRAMALETLKFKRNWTHGEISYDFTVRQGMILVDATMESNYNMASLMIRYPRTNTYKDSDMESTS, from the coding sequence ATGAAAATTGATGAGCTTTCATTAGCGAGACAGTTGGATCTGGTATTCAAAGAACTTGATCGTGAGTTGTCAGGGTTAGATTCAGGGGTGGTTTTTGTGCAAATACGAAACAACGTAATTGGGAAATTCGGTATTCGACATAATCCGATAGCTGGACGAGATGGGCAGATGGATGTGGAGGAAGGGGGGCTAAACGAAACCCAGAGAACTTCTTTCCGGGCAATGGCACTGGAGACGTTGAAATTCAAACGTAATTGGACACATGGCGAAATATCGTACGATTTCACAGTAAGACAAGGTATGATTTTGGTAGATGCAACGATGGAGTCTAATTACAATATGGCAAGTTTGATGATTCGTTACCCTAGAACCAATACATACAAGGATTCAGATATGGAGTCGACCTCATAA
- a CDS encoding M3 family oligoendopeptidase: protein MKTPLHPVWDLESIFSGGSSSETFAAYLIELEEDVRKLQHLLNETPAPTSLEETAAFDPILELLQSCYMRVSEGSAFVSCLSSQNQKDKKATQLQGAISSIAAMLNGSKSKFDNTLSQTSDSVWDAWIAREDIQPLAFVLNESRTLAREKLSPELEGLALDLGVDGYHGWGKFYNTIVSKVNIPFEQDGETVMLSAGQAANKLSDSDRNVRETVFANWEQAWTDVEDFCADTLNHLAGFRLKLYEKRGWDDILKEPLAINRMSRQTLDTMWDVINGAKPALVQYLERKAELLGVDKLSWSDVDAPVGKSSGKITYNEAAINIVEQFAKFSPKLSSFAEMAFEKRWIEAEDRPGKRPGGFCTSLPLSKATRIFMTFSGTPSNVSTLAHELGHGYHQHIMEELPALNQRYAMNVAETASTFAELIVADALVQAATDEQEKLALLEDKIQRSVAFFMNIHARFLFENRFYEQRKKGLVSADELSKLMVEAQQEAFCGALASDHPHFWASKLHFYLTGVPFYNFPYTFGYMFSAGIYARAQQEGTAFADKYDALLRDTGRMTVEELAQKHLGTDLTQPEFWQNAADLVIADIEQFLQMTATQK, encoded by the coding sequence ATGAAAACGCCATTACACCCCGTATGGGATCTGGAGTCCATTTTTAGTGGAGGTTCTTCCTCCGAGACATTCGCTGCGTATCTGATTGAACTGGAAGAGGATGTACGTAAACTGCAACATCTGTTGAACGAAACACCTGCACCGACTTCATTAGAAGAGACGGCTGCGTTTGATCCGATTTTGGAACTGCTGCAAAGCTGTTATATGCGCGTATCGGAAGGTTCTGCGTTTGTATCCTGCCTCTCATCGCAAAACCAGAAGGACAAAAAGGCAACGCAGCTTCAGGGCGCCATCAGTTCTATTGCAGCGATGCTGAACGGCAGCAAATCGAAGTTCGATAATACACTCAGTCAGACATCGGATTCGGTGTGGGACGCCTGGATTGCTCGGGAAGATATTCAGCCGCTGGCATTTGTACTGAACGAGAGTCGCACGCTGGCTCGTGAGAAGCTGTCGCCTGAACTGGAAGGTCTTGCTCTGGATCTGGGTGTGGATGGTTACCATGGTTGGGGCAAATTCTACAACACGATTGTCAGCAAGGTGAACATTCCATTTGAGCAAGATGGGGAAACGGTGATGCTCTCCGCAGGACAGGCTGCCAACAAGCTGAGCGATAGTGATCGGAATGTACGTGAGACGGTATTCGCAAACTGGGAGCAGGCTTGGACCGATGTCGAAGATTTCTGCGCTGACACGCTGAATCACCTCGCTGGATTCCGTCTGAAGTTATATGAGAAACGTGGCTGGGATGATATCCTCAAAGAACCTCTGGCCATTAACCGGATGTCACGTCAGACACTGGATACAATGTGGGATGTGATTAACGGTGCCAAACCTGCGCTTGTTCAATATCTGGAGCGCAAGGCAGAACTGCTGGGGGTAGACAAGCTCAGCTGGAGCGACGTAGATGCACCTGTAGGTAAATCGAGTGGCAAAATCACTTACAATGAGGCAGCCATCAATATTGTTGAGCAATTTGCCAAGTTCAGTCCTAAACTTTCCTCGTTTGCAGAGATGGCTTTTGAGAAACGCTGGATCGAAGCAGAAGACCGTCCTGGCAAGCGTCCAGGCGGATTCTGTACGTCTTTGCCACTTAGCAAAGCAACTCGAATTTTCATGACCTTCTCCGGGACACCGTCTAATGTGTCGACCCTTGCGCATGAACTTGGTCATGGATATCATCAACACATTATGGAAGAGTTGCCTGCATTGAATCAACGTTATGCGATGAATGTGGCTGAGACAGCGTCCACGTTTGCTGAACTGATTGTAGCAGATGCCTTGGTGCAGGCGGCAACAGATGAGCAAGAGAAGCTGGCTTTGCTGGAAGACAAGATACAGCGAAGTGTGGCTTTCTTTATGAACATCCATGCCCGGTTCCTGTTTGAGAATCGTTTCTATGAACAACGTAAAAAGGGCTTGGTCAGCGCGGATGAATTATCCAAATTAATGGTGGAGGCGCAGCAGGAAGCGTTCTGCGGTGCACTTGCATCAGATCATCCTCATTTCTGGGCATCCAAACTGCATTTCTATCTGACTGGTGTGCCATTCTATAATTTCCCATACACGTTCGGTTATATGTTCAGTGCGGGAATCTATGCGAGAGCACAGCAAGAAGGAACGGCATTTGCAGATAAATACGATGCTTTGTTGCGGGATACAGGGCGTATGACGGTCGAAGAACTTGCTCAGAAACATCTGGGTACCGACCTGACACAACCGGAATTCTGGCAAAATGCTGCGGACTTGGTTATTGCCGATATTGAGCAGTTTCTACAGATGACAGCAACTCAAAAATAG
- a CDS encoding YycC family protein, with amino-acid sequence MKPLQVSADTAVKLAESLGVPLEHLMHMPQHILMQKIAELAKQEASKPSAPEGEQE; translated from the coding sequence ATGAAACCTTTACAAGTATCGGCTGATACAGCCGTCAAATTAGCAGAATCCCTGGGCGTACCTTTGGAGCACCTGATGCACATGCCCCAACATATCCTGATGCAGAAGATTGCGGAACTCGCCAAACAAGAAGCCTCCAAACCTTCCGCACCAGAAGGCGAACAAGAATGA
- a CDS encoding DUF2225 domain-containing protein, producing MELEPLYKVKVTCHYCETEYETSRVRPSLKRPYRTDSDFCAYYKLENPDFYVVRICPQCGFASTENATEHLNDAQRKAFKEQIGNRWVKRDYSGARTLEQALATYKLALLCAQVIQEKDRVVAGLLHHIAWLYRYMEDHAQEHRFLEFSLEAYVKVFEREGTGGNEAKLLYLLGELNRRVGRFNEAVQWFSKVIHDKRITDAAMIRASREQWAVLREQMISSKLELPEEMLETDKEAAKRSPL from the coding sequence TTGGAATTAGAGCCGCTGTATAAGGTGAAAGTCACCTGCCATTATTGCGAAACCGAGTATGAGACCTCACGGGTAAGACCGAGTTTGAAAAGACCCTACCGGACGGATTCGGATTTTTGTGCGTACTACAAGCTGGAGAATCCAGATTTTTATGTGGTTCGCATCTGTCCGCAGTGCGGGTTTGCCTCGACGGAGAACGCAACGGAGCATTTAAATGATGCTCAGCGCAAGGCTTTTAAGGAACAGATCGGTAACCGTTGGGTAAAACGTGATTATAGCGGAGCACGAACACTGGAACAGGCGTTGGCAACGTACAAGCTTGCCTTGCTGTGCGCACAGGTTATCCAGGAGAAAGATCGTGTCGTCGCTGGTCTGTTGCATCATATAGCTTGGTTGTATCGTTATATGGAGGACCATGCACAGGAACATCGTTTTCTTGAATTTAGCCTGGAAGCCTATGTGAAGGTGTTCGAACGTGAAGGAACGGGTGGCAATGAAGCCAAACTGTTGTATTTGCTCGGGGAATTGAACCGCAGGGTAGGACGGTTTAATGAAGCGGTGCAATGGTTCAGCAAGGTCATTCATGACAAGCGGATCACAGATGCGGCCATGATTCGTGCTTCAAGGGAACAGTGGGCCGTGCTGCGTGAGCAGATGATTTCAAGTAAGTTGGAACTCCCTGAAGAGATGCTGGAAACAGACAAAGAGGCTGCAAAGCGCAGCCCCCTCTAA